The following are encoded together in the Methanosarcina flavescens genome:
- a CDS encoding 50S ribosomal protein L30 has protein sequence MYAVVRLRGPVNVRYTIEDTMKMLRLHKVNHCVLVPETPHYKGMIQKVKDYVAYGKVDAKTFAGILENRGRLEGNTRLTEEYIRENTAYDSIQAFADAVIAGETTLKAVPKLKPVFRLHPPRKGHAGIKRTVQQGGTLGNHGENINALLHKMR, from the coding sequence ATGTATGCAGTTGTAAGGTTGAGAGGCCCGGTTAACGTCCGGTATACCATTGAGGATACCATGAAGATGCTTCGCCTGCACAAAGTTAACCACTGTGTGCTTGTGCCCGAGACTCCTCACTACAAGGGTATGATTCAGAAGGTTAAGGACTACGTCGCCTATGGGAAGGTTGACGCAAAAACCTTCGCAGGGATCCTCGAAAACCGTGGAAGACTCGAAGGCAACACCCGCCTAACCGAGGAATATATACGAGAAAACACAGCCTATGATTCTATTCAGGCATTTGCAGACGCTGTAATTGCAGGAGAAACTACCCTTAAGGCCGTTCCCAAACTGAAGCCTGTTTTCAGGCTTCATCCTCCAAGGAAAGGGCATGCTGGGATTAAAAGGACCGTACAGCAGGGCGGCACGCTCGGAAACCACGGCGAGAATATCAATGCGCTCCTGCACAAAATGAGATAA
- a CDS encoding uL15m family ribosomal protein: protein MDTKKFRGSRTCGGGTHKNRRGAGNRGGRGKSGGGKHHFVRAILRGYSYGKHGFKRPAEISRDVSIVNVGELDELAPYLVEEGFAEVRDGAYHINLENLGIEKVLGSGRVTKNLVVTSEEFSASAREKIENAGGSCIDAE from the coding sequence ATGGATACAAAGAAGTTCAGGGGGTCCAGGACTTGTGGAGGCGGGACTCACAAAAACAGGCGTGGAGCTGGAAACCGCGGAGGCCGTGGGAAATCCGGTGGCGGTAAACACCACTTTGTAAGAGCTATCTTACGGGGATACAGCTACGGAAAGCATGGTTTTAAGCGCCCTGCTGAAATTTCCAGAGATGTCTCCATAGTAAATGTGGGAGAACTTGACGAGCTTGCTCCTTATCTTGTTGAGGAAGGGTTTGCAGAAGTCAGGGACGGAGCATACCACATTAACCTTGAGAACCTCGGAATTGAGAAAGTGCTCGGAAGCGGACGTGTTACGAAGAACCTTGTGGTTACTTCGGAAGAATTCTCCGCATCTGCTCGCGAAAAAATTGAGAACGCCGGCGGAAGTTGCATAGATGCGGAATAA
- the secY gene encoding preprotein translocase subunit SecY produces MTLRDTLEPFFNKLPAVASPEKHVHFKDKLWWTLGVLMLYFALANVPLFGMSQDSVDLFESYRAFFAGASGSLILLGIGPIVTASIVLQLLVGADIIKLDLSDPRDQAFFQGAQKFLVFVMILLEALPQLLGGYIQPDPGLASVLGVGLGVITFLLLVQIFIGGALILFMDEVVSKWGIGSGVGLFIVAGISQQIVTGIFNWQPDETGLPIGLIPKWVYIAQNVGTDYLFSGEGVMFMLIRGGILALLSTVAIFLLVVYVESTRIEIPLAHSAVRGARGRFPVKLIYASVLPMILVRALQANIQMVGIILSSRGINFLGEFSGSTPLNGIMYYLAPINSPYDWIPSLVRESFASYGVAAPATWQIALHVFMDALFLIGGGIIFALFWIETTGMGAKPTAQKIFNSGMQIPGFRRNIGSIEKVMQRYIPKVTVIGGAFIGILTLVASLLGTIGSAGGTGLLLTVSIVYRLYEDIASEQMMEMHPMIRSFFGEQ; encoded by the coding sequence ATGACTCTCAGGGATACGTTAGAACCGTTTTTTAACAAGTTACCTGCAGTAGCAAGTCCGGAAAAACATGTCCATTTTAAGGATAAGCTCTGGTGGACTCTGGGAGTCCTTATGCTGTACTTTGCTCTGGCAAATGTACCGCTCTTTGGGATGTCCCAGGATTCGGTTGACCTTTTTGAATCTTACCGTGCCTTCTTTGCAGGTGCGTCTGGATCCCTTATTCTTCTAGGTATCGGGCCCATTGTCACGGCTTCGATCGTCCTGCAGCTTCTTGTTGGAGCAGATATTATTAAATTGGACCTGTCGGACCCCAGAGACCAGGCATTCTTCCAGGGGGCTCAGAAGTTTCTTGTGTTTGTCATGATCCTGCTGGAGGCTCTGCCGCAGCTACTTGGTGGGTATATCCAGCCTGATCCAGGGCTTGCTTCTGTTCTTGGTGTAGGCCTGGGAGTAATCACCTTCCTGCTCCTCGTCCAGATCTTTATTGGAGGTGCACTGATCCTGTTCATGGATGAGGTGGTTTCTAAGTGGGGTATCGGGTCAGGAGTCGGGCTTTTCATTGTTGCGGGAATCTCCCAGCAGATTGTTACAGGAATATTCAACTGGCAACCTGATGAAACAGGGCTCCCCATAGGGCTGATTCCTAAATGGGTTTACATCGCCCAGAATGTTGGAACAGATTATCTCTTCTCAGGTGAAGGCGTGATGTTCATGCTGATCAGAGGAGGAATTCTGGCACTTCTGAGCACGGTTGCTATTTTCTTGCTTGTGGTATATGTTGAGAGTACGAGAATTGAAATCCCTCTCGCGCACAGCGCAGTAAGAGGAGCAAGGGGTCGCTTCCCTGTCAAGCTTATATATGCCTCAGTGCTGCCAATGATCCTTGTCCGCGCTCTTCAGGCTAATATCCAGATGGTAGGGATTATTCTCTCAAGCCGGGGAATTAATTTCCTTGGTGAGTTCAGTGGGTCAACACCGCTTAACGGGATTATGTATTATCTTGCTCCAATAAATAGCCCCTATGACTGGATTCCGTCTCTAGTGCGGGAGTCCTTCGCAAGCTATGGGGTTGCTGCGCCTGCTACCTGGCAGATTGCACTTCATGTTTTCATGGATGCGCTTTTCCTTATTGGAGGCGGGATTATCTTTGCCCTCTTCTGGATAGAGACTACAGGCATGGGCGCAAAGCCTACAGCCCAGAAGATATTTAATTCTGGCATGCAGATCCCAGGCTTCAGGCGGAACATCGGCAGTATTGAAAAGGTCATGCAGCGTTATATCCCGAAAGTAACCGTAATAGGTGGAGCTTTCATAGGAATTCTTACACTGGTTGCAAGTCTGCTAGGTACCATTGGAAGTGCTGGCGGTACAGGGCTGCTGCTTACTGTGAGTATCGTGTATAGGCTGTACGAGGATATAGCATCCGAGCAGATGATGGAAATGCACCCGATGATCCGTTCTTTCTTCGGGGAACAGTAA
- a CDS encoding adenylate kinase, with the protein MNIIIFGPPGAGKGTQAKKMVDFYGIPQISTGDILRANVREGTELGLAAKAYMDKGELVPDEVLIGIIKNRLKEEDCEKGFILDGYPRTIPQADALATILDEINKPIDVVLNLEVPDEELVERISGRLMCSNCGASYHRTFNPPKKEDVCDVCGGELFQRDDDREEAVKNRLTVYKRQTQPLIDYYAKKSLLVSLDGTKGIDEVFEDIKAVLAKFA; encoded by the coding sequence ATGAATATAATAATCTTCGGGCCCCCGGGTGCCGGAAAAGGTACCCAGGCCAAAAAAATGGTTGATTTCTACGGAATCCCGCAGATCTCCACAGGGGATATTTTGCGGGCGAATGTTAGGGAAGGGACCGAGCTTGGGCTTGCAGCCAAGGCATATATGGATAAAGGAGAACTTGTTCCTGATGAGGTGCTTATAGGGATTATTAAGAACCGTCTGAAGGAAGAGGACTGTGAAAAAGGCTTCATCCTTGACGGATATCCAAGGACTATACCCCAGGCTGATGCTCTTGCAACCATCCTTGATGAGATCAACAAGCCTATAGATGTTGTCCTCAACCTTGAAGTGCCTGATGAAGAATTGGTCGAGAGAATAAGCGGCCGTCTTATGTGCAGTAACTGCGGCGCGAGCTACCACAGAACCTTCAACCCACCGAAAAAGGAGGATGTCTGTGATGTTTGCGGCGGGGAACTTTTCCAGCGTGACGACGACAGAGAAGAGGCTGTCAAGAATCGCCTTACAGTTTATAAAAGACAGACTCAGCCACTTATTGATTATTATGCAAAAAAGAGTCTCCTGGTATCTCTTGATGGCACCAAAGGCATAGATGAGGTTTTTGAAGATATAAAGGCAGTCCTTGCAAAATTTGCCTGA
- a CDS encoding DUF106 domain-containing protein, whose translation MVSETLKNQIDRFLLALGFSLMIGIIVLGEGFRNAVGEAVGILMNPILALVGQENFHLILLVMAAITAIYASLIQKYTIDWELMRNTQERMRVFQKEFREAQLSQNTYMLKKLEDQRKEMMEDQMKMSKQQFKPMAYISIISLPLFMWAYYYISGHGNATMVFPFWGEQLLTSKAFWVFQHWIYWYFISSLGVSQLIRKALNIGGV comes from the coding sequence TTGGTTTCAGAGACACTAAAAAATCAAATAGACCGGTTCCTGCTAGCTCTCGGTTTTTCCCTTATGATAGGGATTATAGTCCTTGGAGAGGGTTTCAGGAATGCTGTCGGGGAAGCCGTCGGGATTTTAATGAATCCCATACTTGCTCTGGTCGGGCAGGAGAATTTTCATCTAATTCTTTTGGTAATGGCGGCTATCACTGCTATTTATGCATCCCTTATCCAGAAGTATACAATTGACTGGGAACTCATGAGGAATACTCAGGAACGCATGAGGGTTTTCCAGAAGGAATTCAGGGAGGCACAGCTTTCCCAGAATACCTATATGCTGAAAAAACTTGAAGACCAGCGTAAGGAAATGATGGAAGACCAGATGAAAATGTCCAAGCAGCAGTTCAAGCCAATGGCTTATATCAGTATCATTTCCCTTCCTCTTTTTATGTGGGCTTATTACTACATTAGCGGGCATGGGAATGCTACTATGGTTTTTCCTTTCTGGGGTGAACAACTGCTGACTTCTAAGGCTTTCTGGGTCTTCCAGCATTGGATATACTGGTACTTTATCTCTTCTCTAGGGGTTAGCCAGCTTATCAGAAAGGCGCTGAATATCGGTGGGGTCTGA
- the cmk gene encoding (d)CMP kinase codes for MRITVSGLPGSGTTTISRLLAEYYELELISSGEVFRRIAKEKGISLAEFGAMAEKDPSIDLAIDKNQRAVINSQENLILESRLAGHMAKDVPNVLKIWIKASLPVRVKRILRREKALSFDEELEKTVEREKSEALRYMSYYNIDISDLSIYDIIIDSEKWNQYQIFDILRTAIDSLMGPE; via the coding sequence ATGCGGATAACAGTTAGTGGGCTTCCTGGAAGTGGGACGACAACAATCTCAAGGCTTCTTGCCGAATACTATGAGCTTGAGCTGATTTCCTCAGGTGAAGTTTTCAGGAGGATTGCAAAGGAAAAAGGGATCAGCCTGGCAGAATTCGGAGCTATGGCTGAAAAAGATCCTTCAATTGACCTGGCTATCGATAAGAATCAGAGAGCTGTTATCAACAGTCAGGAAAATCTGATTCTCGAAAGCAGGCTTGCCGGTCACATGGCTAAAGACGTCCCGAATGTACTCAAAATCTGGATAAAGGCTTCATTACCTGTCAGGGTAAAACGTATCCTGAGGCGGGAGAAAGCCTTATCTTTTGATGAAGAGCTTGAAAAAACAGTCGAGAGGGAAAAATCCGAAGCTCTCCGTTATATGAGTTATTATAATATTGATATAAGTGACCTTTCGATTTATGATATCATTATTGACTCCGAGAAATGGAATCAGTACCAGATCTTTGACATTCTCAGGACAGCTATCGATTCTCTTATGGGACCAGAATAA
- a CDS encoding RNA-guided pseudouridylation complex pseudouridine synthase subunit Cbf5, translated as MSSAGKLPSEVERILIRKSGAWTNPSYGSYPERRPILEYIEKGVVNIDKPAGPTSHEVAAWVKAILGVSTAGHAGSLDPKVTGLLPTLLGKATKAVPALRLSGKEYICLLKLHKEMPQKLVREVCEEFTGPIYQMPPIKSAVKRVIRIRTIYYLEVLEIEGSSVLFRVGCEAGTYIRKLCHDIGLALGCGGHMQELRRTKAGPFTEETLITLQDLIDAYIFWKEDGDESELRRVIMPMETAVAYLPKIVLRDSAVDAVCSGAALAVPGITSLDANLKKGDLTALFTLKGELVALAKAEMSTEDILKASTGLAATSIRVMMEVGTYPKGWVKKEDNVKP; from the coding sequence ATGTCATCTGCCGGCAAATTGCCATCCGAAGTTGAAAGGATTCTGATCCGGAAGTCCGGTGCCTGGACGAATCCATCTTATGGTTCCTATCCTGAAAGGCGCCCTATCCTCGAATACATTGAGAAAGGCGTTGTAAATATTGATAAACCAGCGGGGCCGACAAGCCATGAAGTTGCAGCCTGGGTAAAGGCTATTCTTGGTGTAAGCACGGCAGGGCATGCGGGCTCGCTTGATCCCAAGGTTACGGGGCTTTTGCCCACTTTACTCGGAAAGGCTACAAAGGCAGTCCCTGCTCTGCGCCTCTCAGGAAAGGAATATATCTGCCTCCTGAAGCTTCATAAGGAAATGCCTCAAAAACTGGTAAGGGAAGTCTGCGAGGAATTCACAGGTCCTATCTACCAGATGCCTCCTATTAAATCCGCTGTCAAGAGAGTTATCAGGATAAGGACGATCTATTATCTCGAGGTGCTTGAGATTGAAGGCAGTTCAGTGCTCTTTCGCGTAGGCTGCGAAGCCGGGACTTATATCAGGAAACTCTGCCATGATATAGGGCTTGCTCTTGGCTGCGGCGGGCATATGCAGGAACTCAGGAGAACAAAGGCAGGTCCTTTTACCGAGGAGACACTTATCACGCTTCAGGACCTGATAGATGCATACATATTCTGGAAAGAAGATGGTGACGAGTCTGAACTCCGGCGGGTAATCATGCCAATGGAAACCGCTGTAGCCTACCTTCCCAAAATCGTCCTGCGGGACAGTGCTGTGGATGCTGTCTGCTCCGGCGCCGCTCTGGCAGTTCCTGGCATCACAAGCCTTGATGCAAACCTTAAGAAAGGAGATCTTACAGCATTGTTTACGCTTAAAGGTGAACTCGTTGCCCTTGCAAAAGCTGAAATGAGTACAGAGGATATTCTTAAAGCCTCTACCGGGCTTGCAGCAACCTCAATCCGGGTTATGATGGAAGTCGGGACTTACCCGAAAGGTTGGGTTAAAAAAGAAGATAATGTTAAACCCTGA
- a CDS encoding 30S ribosomal protein S13 — MLYAFPRREYMVEEKNNEELRHLVRIMNTDLQGAKPVEYALTGIPGIGRRTAILIAKGAGVDPTATLGYLPDEEVAKLDNAIGKIEEIVPSWMLNRRRDLATGLDKHLLGTDIVLTFREDINNLKKIRAYRGLRHERGLKVRGQRTKSTGRRGSTVGVSRKK, encoded by the coding sequence ATGCTGTATGCATTCCCCAGGAGGGAGTATATGGTAGAAGAGAAGAATAATGAAGAATTAAGGCATCTTGTTCGGATTATGAATACCGACTTGCAGGGGGCAAAACCTGTAGAGTACGCCCTTACAGGTATCCCGGGAATAGGGAGGCGCACTGCTATCCTTATTGCAAAGGGCGCAGGAGTAGACCCTACTGCTACACTTGGATATCTGCCAGATGAAGAAGTGGCAAAACTTGACAATGCAATCGGGAAAATTGAGGAAATCGTTCCTTCCTGGATGTTGAACAGGCGGAGAGACTTGGCAACAGGACTGGATAAGCACCTGCTGGGAACGGACATCGTATTGACTTTCAGGGAAGATATTAACAACCTTAAAAAGATCCGTGCATATAGAGGTCTCAGGCACGAAAGGGGTCTTAAGGTCAGAGGACAGAGGACAAAATCCACTGGTCGCCGCGGATCAACTGTCGGTGTCAGCAGGAAGAAGTGA
- a CDS encoding 30S ribosomal protein S4 produces MAYPGKKSKSFETPRHPWQEARMASEVQLIKAYGLRNKREVWKAASMLRMYRTEARKLLASAANAQERGLEGHQKTQSEEILSRLIRYGMIKPDADVDDILSLKTENILERRLQTQVLRLGLARTIVQARQFITHGHIAVNGRKATVPGMLISKEDEMHIGYYGTSPLVSESHPERPVQVASALAETTTLKAAAEAKQAKERASERGGGKRKRGGRR; encoded by the coding sequence ATGGCATATCCAGGTAAGAAAAGTAAAAGTTTCGAGACTCCAAGGCACCCCTGGCAGGAAGCCAGGATGGCATCCGAAGTCCAGCTTATAAAGGCATACGGCCTCAGAAATAAGAGAGAAGTCTGGAAAGCAGCCAGTATGCTCAGAATGTACAGGACCGAAGCCAGAAAATTACTTGCAAGCGCTGCAAACGCTCAGGAAAGAGGACTTGAAGGACATCAGAAGACTCAGTCTGAAGAAATTCTTTCAAGACTTATCCGCTATGGTATGATCAAGCCGGATGCAGATGTTGACGACATCCTCTCCTTAAAAACTGAAAATATCCTTGAAAGGAGGCTCCAGACCCAGGTTCTCCGCCTTGGGCTCGCCAGAACTATCGTCCAGGCACGCCAGTTTATTACTCATGGGCACATAGCAGTAAACGGCAGAAAGGCTACCGTACCAGGAATGCTTATCTCCAAGGAAGATGAGATGCATATAGGGTATTATGGAACTTCTCCGCTTGTTAGCGAATCTCACCCTGAAAGACCTGTGCAGGTGGCATCTGCCCTTGCAGAGACCACAACTTTAAAGGCTGCTGCCGAAGCAAAACAGGCTAAAGAGAGAGCCTCTGAAAGAGGCGGCGGAAAGAGGAAGAGAGGAGGGAGGAGATAA
- a CDS encoding 30S ribosomal protein S11: MADMKWAIAHIKSSFNNTIITVTDITGAETIAKSSGGMVVKAARDESSPYTAMQMAGQLADQLRDKGINGIHIKVRAPGGNKQRSPGPGAQAAIRAFARAGIRIGRIEDVTPVPHDGTRPKGGRRV; this comes from the coding sequence ATGGCAGACATGAAATGGGCCATAGCTCACATCAAATCTTCGTTTAACAATACAATTATTACTGTAACCGATATCACAGGGGCTGAGACCATTGCAAAGTCCTCAGGTGGTATGGTTGTAAAAGCTGCAAGAGACGAGAGCTCTCCTTATACTGCCATGCAGATGGCAGGCCAGCTTGCTGATCAGCTCAGGGATAAGGGTATCAATGGCATCCACATCAAGGTAAGAGCCCCAGGTGGAAACAAGCAGAGAAGCCCCGGTCCTGGTGCTCAGGCTGCAATCCGGGCTTTTGCAAGAGCAGGAATCCGGATTGGCAGGATTGAAGATGTTACTCCTGTCCCACATGATGGTACTAGACCGAAAGGCGGAAGACGTGTATAA
- a CDS encoding DNA-directed RNA polymerase subunit D: MTMEVDILELSDRSAKFVLSRVSTAFANGIRRAMIADVPTLAIEYVNLYDNTSVLYDEQLALRLSLIPLVTDLEAYVPQAECDVCGGEGCPACEVSLTLSAEGPGTVYSRDLVSSDPKIQPADPNIPIVELKKGQKLVLEAIAHMGYGRDSAKWQAGISCGYKNVPIINIQNCDACGHCAAECPKSIIRLEESGARVAEEDILKCSLCRLCEQVCDIHAINIGFDENAFVFTMESDGSYTAKDLALNAANVIKGKAEEILGILDQF; this comes from the coding sequence ATGACGATGGAAGTAGACATTCTGGAGTTATCGGACAGATCTGCAAAATTCGTGCTCTCAAGAGTTAGCACCGCTTTTGCCAACGGCATTCGGCGTGCCATGATCGCAGATGTGCCAACGCTTGCGATCGAGTATGTGAACCTTTATGACAACACCTCGGTACTCTATGATGAGCAGCTGGCTCTACGTCTGTCCTTAATCCCGCTTGTAACAGATCTGGAGGCGTATGTGCCACAGGCAGAATGTGATGTCTGCGGAGGAGAAGGCTGTCCTGCCTGTGAGGTTTCCTTAACCCTCAGCGCAGAAGGCCCGGGCACGGTTTATTCACGGGACCTTGTCTCTTCTGACCCGAAGATACAGCCAGCTGATCCAAATATACCGATTGTCGAGCTGAAAAAGGGGCAGAAGCTTGTGCTTGAGGCTATCGCTCACATGGGTTACGGCAGGGACAGCGCTAAATGGCAGGCAGGAATCTCTTGCGGCTACAAGAATGTGCCTATTATCAACATTCAAAACTGTGATGCATGTGGACACTGTGCAGCCGAGTGCCCAAAAAGCATTATACGGCTTGAGGAATCAGGTGCTAGAGTTGCTGAGGAAGACATTCTCAAATGCTCGCTTTGCAGGCTCTGTGAGCAGGTCTGTGATATTCATGCGATAAACATTGGCTTCGATGAAAACGCTTTTGTGTTTACAATGGAGTCCGATGGTTCTTATACAGCTAAAGATCTTGCACTTAATGCGGCAAATGTGATTAAAGGCAAAGCCGAAGAAATCCTGGGCATTCTGGACCAGTTCTGA
- a CDS encoding PAS domain-containing protein — protein MRTWLEHIHPDERDRIWQAFERYLGKGENFSLEYRFRKPDESYICIEENVICLKDENGDVNRALGIIKDITERKLAQERLKTSESKYRSFIQNFDGIAFLLDENFFPEFMHGKVEEITRYSEEEFLSGQVLWIGIIHPADRSLIVKGSIKIRFENLHIIYPESLTSA, from the coding sequence ATTAGAACCTGGCTAGAACATATCCATCCCGATGAACGGGACAGAATTTGGCAGGCTTTTGAGAGGTATCTGGGAAAGGGAGAAAATTTCAGTCTGGAGTACAGGTTCAGGAAACCTGATGAAAGTTATATCTGTATAGAAGAGAACGTAATCTGCCTCAAAGATGAGAACGGTGATGTAAACCGAGCTCTTGGAATAATTAAAGATATAACTGAAAGAAAGCTTGCCCAGGAAAGACTAAAAACCAGTGAAAGTAAGTATCGCTCATTTATACAGAATTTTGATGGAATTGCATTCCTGTTAGATGAAAACTTCTTTCCTGAGTTTATGCATGGAAAAGTAGAAGAGATTACCAGATATAGTGAAGAAGAATTCTTATCTGGTCAAGTTTTGTGGATAGGTATTATTCATCCTGCTGACAGGTCCCTTATCGTTAAAGGCAGTATAAAGATAAGATTCGAGAATCTCCATATAATTTATCCAGAGAGCTTAACTTCCGCATAA
- a CDS encoding PAS domain-containing protein: protein MRESPYNLSRELNFRIIHKSGRIKWVHQIYQKIKGQDGRSDKYQGVIYDVTE, encoded by the coding sequence ATTCGAGAATCTCCATATAATTTATCCAGAGAGCTTAACTTCCGCATAATACATAAGAGTGGTAGAATTAAATGGGTTCATCAAATTTACCAGAAAATTAAGGGACAGGATGGAAGATCTGATAAGTACCAGGGAGTCATTTATGACGTCACTGAATAA
- a CDS encoding sensor histidine kinase translates to MEDALEKIEAIRNKEIHHRIKNNLQVISSLLGLQVEKFNNRECIKNSEILEAFKERQDRVMSIVLIHEELHKGEERDTLNFSPYLEKLVENLLQTYRLGNVDISLNLDLEENVSFDMDTAVPLGMVVNELVSNSLKYAFLGRNKGIIQIRLFSEETGQNFNDSKRELPVRDTMYTLIVSDNGVSIPQKINFENPGTLGLQLVSVLVDQLDGKIELTRNKGTEFKIGFNVSRVNKNLCF, encoded by the coding sequence ATGGAAGATGCCCTTGAGAAAATAGAGGCTATCCGTAATAAAGAAATTCATCACAGGATAAAAAACAACCTGCAGGTAATCTCTTCGCTTCTGGGTCTTCAGGTTGAAAAGTTCAACAATAGAGAATGCATTAAGAACTCAGAAATCCTTGAAGCTTTCAAGGAAAGGCAGGATAGAGTTATGTCTATTGTCCTCATCCATGAAGAATTGCACAAGGGCGAAGAAAGAGATACATTGAACTTTTCGCCTTACCTTGAGAAACTTGTTGAGAACCTTTTACAAACCTACAGACTTGGAAACGTTGATATCAGCTTAAATTTAGATCTTGAGGAGAATGTTTCCTTTGATATGGATACTGCAGTTCCATTAGGAATGGTCGTTAATGAACTTGTTTCAAATTCCTTAAAATATGCATTTCTTGGCAGGAATAAAGGGATAATTCAAATCAGGCTCTTCAGTGAAGAAACCGGACAGAACTTTAACGATAGTAAAAGGGAACTTCCTGTAAGAGATACTATGTATACCCTCATAGTCTCAGATAATGGCGTTTCTATCCCACAAAAGATCAATTTTGAAAACCCAGGTACACTTGGTCTGCAACTTGTAAGCGTGTTAGTAGATCAATTAGACGGTAAAATCGAGTTAACAAGGAATAAAGGTACTGAATTCAAAATAGGGTTCAATGTTAGTAGAGTTAACAAGAACTTGTGCTTTTGA
- a CDS encoding tetratricopeptide repeat protein yields the protein MTETDKNRELKQSEKSSLYDEEFPGSGVSEGRKNDLEAIDIIGSLMKDEEFSLENESSFTINKILSFLNREIDENQNFTEALLIKGTVLYKTGKYNIAIETFDRALETIPEEIPGENLSLWTESDSINYKYALKLKAFALFRLGKYREGLDVLNEILAVYPDDMEIQEYKTIISTLEDESLIKELNNLPYIYPEKSGTWERGYRQAYEPDKYARVLEELDKSLEINPQDSDIWRYRGSALYMLGRYAEALEAFDKSLEIDPKNEDAWSFKGSTLYMLDMPEKALKALDKALQKNPNKLETWFNKGSIFFELGRYQQALSAVDNALRINANDRNALNLKNSILRKLDKELII from the coding sequence ATGACTGAGACAGATAAAAATCGTGAACTCAAGCAGTCAGAGAAAAGCTCGTTGTATGATGAGGAATTTCCCGGGTCAGGGGTAAGCGAAGGTAGAAAAAATGATCTGGAAGCCATTGACATAATCGGGTCTTTAATGAAGGATGAAGAATTCTCGTTAGAAAACGAGAGCAGTTTTACCATTAATAAAATCTTATCATTTCTTAACAGAGAAATAGACGAAAACCAGAACTTTACCGAAGCATTGCTGATTAAAGGTACGGTCCTTTACAAAACTGGCAAATATAATATTGCAATAGAAACTTTTGACCGAGCTCTGGAAACTATACCAGAAGAGATCCCCGGGGAAAACTTGTCTCTATGGACAGAAAGTGATAGTATAAACTATAAGTATGCACTGAAACTCAAGGCTTTTGCCCTATTCAGGCTTGGAAAATACAGAGAAGGACTGGATGTGCTTAATGAGATCTTGGCAGTTTATCCAGATGACATGGAGATTCAGGAATATAAGACTATAATATCTACACTTGAAGATGAAAGTCTGATTAAAGAGTTGAACAATCTCCCATATATCTATCCCGAAAAATCTGGTACCTGGGAGCGTGGATACAGACAGGCTTATGAACCAGATAAGTATGCCAGAGTGCTTGAAGAGCTTGACAAAAGCCTTGAGATTAACCCTCAAGATTCGGACATCTGGAGGTATCGGGGCTCTGCACTTTATATGCTTGGCAGGTATGCTGAAGCACTGGAGGCATTTGATAAGTCCCTGGAAATTGATCCTAAAAATGAAGATGCCTGGAGCTTCAAAGGTTCTACTCTTTATATGCTTGATATGCCTGAAAAAGCCCTAAAAGCACTTGATAAAGCGCTACAAAAGAATCCCAACAAACTTGAGACTTGGTTCAATAAGGGATCTATCTTTTTTGAACTCGGAAGATATCAGCAAGCACTCTCTGCAGTAGACAACGCCTTAAGAATCAATGCTAACGACAGAAATGCTTTAAATCTCAAGAATTCTATTCTTCGTAAACTTGACAAAGAATTAATTATTTGA
- a CDS encoding DUF2795 domain-containing protein: protein MQASITEVQSILGNVKYPANKKQIIDEARRQNISGDTMLTLENIPNREYSSSDDVVNEFEGFQRAIEVFHTRKYPASKQELINEARNLHVRNVIIKALEACPDKEYSSPTEVINECRTRLQSR from the coding sequence ATGCAAGCAAGTATTACTGAAGTCCAGAGCATTTTAGGAAATGTGAAATACCCTGCAAATAAGAAGCAAATTATCGACGAAGCCAGAAGGCAGAATATCAGTGGCGACACAATGCTGACTCTTGAAAACATTCCAAACCGCGAATATTCCAGTTCTGATGATGTCGTCAATGAATTCGAAGGCTTTCAAAGAGCTATAGAGGTTTTCCATACCAGGAAATATCCTGCATCGAAGCAGGAGCTTATCAACGAGGCCAGAAATCTTCATGTCCGCAACGTAATAATAAAGGCTCTTGAGGCCTGCCCTGACAAAGAATACTCCAGTCCCACTGAGGTAATCAACGAATGCAGAACTAGGCTTCAGAGCAGGTAA